In Alkalibaculum bacchi, a single genomic region encodes these proteins:
- the fliF gene encoding flagellar basal-body MS-ring/collar protein FliF produces the protein MERFVAVLDGAKSGWNKIDKRKKVLMITFLVSILAFVSIYTYFTQRTEYVTLFSDLELSDAGNIVSDLETKKMKYKLENGGSDILIDKKQVDEYRLQLAMNAMMPENSTGFEIFDDTGLMATEEDREIMYQRALTGELQRSIMSLEAIKSAKVHLVMPEKSIFEKEDKEASASVIVDVKPNQKVTNDMVKGIASLVSGAVDNLPEKNIQVIDSKGNLLSAFLQEDTELNATDIASGYQEIKKQFESELESNLDDLLGSAYGKDKIKISVYADLDFDSEESTIITYQEPVLRSEQVSASGDTIEMQNATGGNIDDNVSNVVESQQGSGSTYERTINNELNSTTTQRIKAPGKVNKLTTSVIYDGELANRDIQSIQNIVASATGYNVERGDVITVEGVIFDKTSEKQLEEELRAIELEELNNRSLFEKYGEYVIFALLSALGIVILIALIRLIFSRRKQKELFANRELAQGQLAMDLQPEATAMEMLRMANEEDTKQSLNIEVKTDAKEVKAQNYAKDNPEIVADLIKTWIQE, from the coding sequence ATGGAAAGATTTGTGGCAGTTTTAGATGGAGCAAAGAGTGGTTGGAACAAGATTGACAAGAGGAAAAAAGTCTTAATGATTACTTTTTTAGTAAGTATTCTTGCCTTTGTTTCTATCTATACCTATTTTACACAAAGAACAGAATACGTTACTTTATTTAGTGATTTAGAACTTAGTGATGCAGGAAATATCGTAAGTGATCTAGAAACGAAGAAAATGAAGTATAAATTAGAAAATGGCGGTAGTGATATCCTCATTGACAAAAAACAAGTAGATGAATACCGTTTGCAATTGGCAATGAATGCAATGATGCCTGAAAATTCCACCGGTTTTGAGATCTTTGATGATACGGGCTTAATGGCCACAGAAGAAGATCGAGAGATCATGTATCAAAGGGCTCTAACAGGAGAACTACAGCGTTCAATTATGTCCTTAGAGGCTATAAAGTCTGCAAAAGTGCACTTAGTGATGCCTGAAAAGAGCATATTTGAAAAAGAGGATAAAGAGGCTAGTGCATCTGTTATAGTAGATGTAAAACCCAATCAAAAAGTCACAAACGACATGGTCAAAGGCATTGCCTCATTGGTTTCTGGGGCAGTAGACAATTTGCCTGAAAAAAACATTCAAGTAATTGATTCAAAGGGCAATCTCCTCAGCGCATTTTTACAAGAAGATACTGAATTAAATGCAACAGATATTGCATCTGGCTATCAAGAAATAAAAAAACAATTTGAATCAGAGCTTGAATCCAATCTAGATGATTTGTTGGGCAGTGCTTATGGCAAGGATAAAATAAAAATATCCGTCTATGCAGATTTAGACTTTGATTCAGAAGAAAGCACAATAATCACATATCAAGAGCCTGTTCTTCGAAGCGAGCAAGTATCTGCTAGTGGAGATACTATTGAGATGCAAAATGCTACCGGTGGCAATATAGATGACAATGTAAGTAATGTAGTAGAGAGCCAACAGGGCAGCGGCTCTACTTATGAAAGAACTATAAATAATGAATTAAACTCTACCACAACCCAAAGGATAAAGGCTCCTGGAAAGGTAAATAAATTAACTACATCTGTTATTTACGATGGGGAGCTAGCAAATCGAGATATTCAAAGCATACAAAATATTGTGGCGTCAGCAACAGGATACAATGTAGAACGGGGCGATGTCATTACCGTTGAAGGTGTAATCTTTGACAAAACCAGTGAAAAACAGCTAGAAGAAGAACTACGAGCCATTGAATTAGAAGAATTAAATAATCGCAGTCTATTTGAAAAATACGGTGAGTACGTGATTTTCGCATTATTAAGTGCCCTTGGAATTGTGATATTAATAGCTCTCATTAGACTCATCTTCTCTAGGAGAAAACAGAAAGAGTTATTTGCTAATAGGGAACTAGCTCAAGGTCAATTAGCGATGGATTTGCAGCCTGAAGCAACAGCAATGGAGATGTTAAGGATGGCAAATGAAGAGGATACGAAACAATCTTTAAATATAGAAGTAAAAACAGATGCGAAGGAAGTAAAGGCGCAAAATTATGCGAAGGATAATCCAGAGATCGTAGCAGATTTAATCAAAACATGGATTCAAGAGTAA
- a CDS encoding flagellar FlbD family protein, with amino-acid sequence MIVLTTINGKEFCLNSELIYKIEQAPDTIITLTDGKILRVIDKTDDIVEKIVDYKRRIYRGATGGE; translated from the coding sequence GTGATTGTACTTACTACTATAAATGGAAAAGAATTTTGCTTAAATAGTGAGTTGATATATAAAATTGAACAAGCCCCTGATACAATCATCACATTGACAGATGGTAAAATCTTACGGGTAATAGATAAAACAGATGACATTGTAGAAAAGATTGTAGACTACAAAAGGCGCATTTATAGGGGTGCAACAGGAGGAGAGTAA
- the fliJ gene encoding flagellar export protein FliJ → MKTYKFSMEKVLELRANKEKTSMENFASMQRDLMKQKSKLIELRTEEDSIKLKSNRCKNIVELRQLYLCKEWLEKRIQAQLICIEESRKNLEKARQELISAQKDRKIIEKLKEKDFEAYQDSEKAIEQKNLDEMAVLKYEVVRW, encoded by the coding sequence ATGAAAACTTATAAATTTTCCATGGAAAAAGTACTAGAATTACGAGCAAATAAAGAAAAGACCTCAATGGAAAACTTTGCATCTATGCAACGGGACCTAATGAAGCAAAAGTCCAAACTTATAGAACTCCGAACAGAAGAAGACAGCATAAAGCTAAAATCAAATCGATGTAAAAACATTGTAGAACTTAGACAGCTATACCTATGCAAAGAATGGTTAGAAAAAAGGATACAAGCTCAATTAATATGTATCGAAGAATCAAGAAAAAACCTAGAAAAAGCCCGCCAAGAACTCATCTCCGCCCAAAAAGACCGAAAGATTATAGAAAAGCTCAAAGAAAAAGACTTTGAAGCGTACCAAGACAGTGAAAAGGCGATAGAGCAGAAGAATTTAGATGAGATGGCGGTGCTAAAATACGAGGTGGTAAGGTGGTAA
- a CDS encoding flagellar hook-length control protein FliK produces MKTENIQIILPGTKIQKSNTANPVAFEQLLVDILNGEAPHYNHLGDAETNSINQDSIQENSKLMKRSHNMISSSSLTDVQDNSSTGHDVQIDIQPLKSDEEAVYMAGKTLSEMEFPSEDDQKLVHYQENTLYNPFYIGLQNALPNDNNVLITSKVETVAIENINELNTIKPQHLITSSPEALELTNNVNEHSNTQTESAPTNYLPYHQIQKGENGEEYLPIIGRIKMEIPPEQNNSPLSNGKVNPMKNTIAEALEGVSPDKNQELPQTIFAPEKISSETKEQVRDTINSNYYSPVGSIKTSNEDGLLIHEQQDGCNAKIDYVEDIEARTQIISGSIDNMKSADKLTRTANLGQSVNLNQVENSILSQAPTTLDIHNIKGTLEVNDKGAVKIDGNEINTDFQDNLTTETHEVTQTGIVDPFMKELKITSNEFMMNSLEGEYSNENLQKVNDSIIELIETTSDGDTSVMKVKLYPEELGTVNVILHLEEGKVMAKILVDNESVKQLFQSKLSELNDNLNRQNIQLDEVHIDLNDQGDGSAHRDSNPHQHKNHYVKTRYDLKTTSPELSYGESKSSGSRQISILA; encoded by the coding sequence GTGAAGACCGAAAACATCCAAATCATATTGCCAGGTACAAAAATCCAGAAGTCTAATACAGCCAATCCTGTAGCTTTTGAGCAGTTGCTTGTTGATATATTAAATGGAGAAGCTCCCCATTACAACCACTTAGGAGATGCCGAGACAAATTCTATAAATCAAGACTCTATTCAAGAAAATAGCAAGCTGATGAAAAGATCGCATAATATGATTTCAAGCTCATCTCTGACAGATGTACAGGACAACTCGTCAACAGGGCATGATGTGCAGATTGATATACAACCTCTTAAATCTGATGAAGAGGCTGTTTATATGGCTGGGAAGACTTTAAGCGAGATGGAGTTTCCATCGGAGGATGATCAAAAGTTAGTTCACTACCAAGAAAACACTCTGTACAATCCATTTTATATAGGGCTACAAAATGCTTTACCTAATGACAATAATGTGTTAATCACCAGCAAAGTAGAGACAGTAGCTATAGAAAATATAAATGAGCTAAATACAATCAAACCACAACACCTTATTACATCAAGTCCAGAAGCTCTAGAGCTGACGAACAATGTGAATGAACACAGTAATACACAAACAGAGAGTGCTCCTACGAATTACTTGCCATATCATCAGATTCAAAAGGGTGAAAATGGAGAAGAATACCTTCCTATTATTGGGAGAATTAAAATGGAGATACCTCCTGAACAAAACAATAGTCCATTAAGTAATGGTAAAGTGAATCCTATGAAGAACACCATTGCTGAAGCACTTGAAGGAGTAAGCCCTGATAAAAATCAAGAGCTGCCACAAACGATTTTTGCACCTGAGAAGATTTCTAGTGAAACGAAAGAACAAGTTAGAGACACCATCAATTCGAATTACTATAGTCCTGTAGGCAGTATTAAGACAAGTAATGAGGATGGATTACTCATCCATGAGCAACAGGATGGTTGTAATGCCAAGATAGACTATGTAGAAGATATAGAAGCTAGGACGCAAATTATTAGTGGTTCGATAGACAATATGAAAAGTGCAGACAAGCTAACTCGTACAGCCAATTTAGGACAGAGTGTGAACTTAAATCAAGTAGAAAACTCTATCCTTAGCCAAGCGCCTACTACATTAGATATTCACAATATAAAAGGGACTTTAGAAGTAAATGATAAAGGTGCTGTGAAAATCGATGGTAATGAAATAAATACAGACTTTCAGGACAATTTGACTACAGAGACTCATGAAGTAACACAAACTGGTATAGTAGATCCTTTTATGAAAGAATTAAAAATTACTTCTAACGAATTTATGATGAATTCATTAGAAGGTGAATATTCTAATGAAAATCTGCAAAAGGTTAATGATTCTATTATAGAGCTTATTGAGACTACGTCTGATGGAGACACTAGTGTAATGAAGGTAAAACTTTATCCTGAAGAGCTAGGTACTGTTAATGTGATTCTTCATTTAGAAGAGGGTAAAGTTATGGCAAAGATTCTAGTAGATAATGAATCTGTCAAACAATTATTTCAAAGTAAACTAAGTGAATTAAATGATAATTTAAACAGACAAAATATTCAATTAGATGAAGTACATATTGATTTAAATGATCAAGGGGACGGCAGTGCTCACAGAGATTCTAACCCCCATCAGCATAAAAATCATTATGTAAAAACAAGGTATGATCTAAAAACCACATCACCAGAGCTTTCTTATGGTGAATCAAAATCATCAGGAAGTAGACAGATAAGTATCTTAGCATAA
- a CDS encoding TIGR02530 family flagellar biosynthesis protein yields MSFRIHRGQFIPPIHSTDTKSAKTNSKDFQKVLQDSIGKKEDKIKISAHAQQRINERHISLNDGDLTRLNQAMDTLEKKGAKESLMIYKDMAFIASVSNRTIITAMQNKEMDVVTNIDSAIVVK; encoded by the coding sequence ATGAGTTTTCGAATTCATCGAGGACAGTTTATCCCACCCATTCATAGCACAGATACGAAAAGTGCTAAAACAAATAGCAAGGATTTTCAAAAGGTATTACAAGATAGCATTGGCAAAAAGGAAGATAAAATAAAAATCTCTGCTCATGCTCAGCAAAGGATAAATGAAAGGCATATAAGCTTAAATGATGGAGATCTAACTCGACTAAATCAAGCCATGGATACCCTAGAAAAAAAGGGTGCAAAGGAAAGCTTGATGATTTATAAGGATATGGCTTTTATCGCCAGTGTAAGTAATAGAACTATTATTACTGCTATGCAGAATAAAGAGATGGATGTAGTAACTAATATTGATAGTGCAATTGTAGTAAAATAA
- the fliI gene encoding flagellar protein export ATPase FliI, producing MRLQTWSDSLFTIPFERYRNVIKKKNYYTVMGKVTHVIGLIIQVEGLDVFMGEICEIYIQSSDKVVLTEVVGFKDNSVLLMPLDDLQGIGPGCIVKPTGSALKVQISDQLLGHTLDGLGRPIDSNFEIEGGFYDVDRSPPNPFERRKIEQIMSTGVKAIDGILTCGEGQRIGIFAGSGVGKSTLLGMIARYCEADVNVIALVGERGREVLEFIEKDLGPEGYKKSIVVCATSDQPPLVRLKGAFVATAIAEYFRDQGKKVMLMMDSVTRFAMAQREIGLATGEPPTTKGYTPSVFTKLPKLLERSGMAKTGSITAFYTVLVEGDDMNEPISDSVRGILDGHIILSRKIAAKNHFPAIDIQNSISRIMKEIVSEDHYLLSGELKENLATYQESEDLINVGAYVSGSNPKIDRAIELNNRINTFLRQRVEEYCSYEDTKGLLEEAMK from the coding sequence ATGAGATTACAAACATGGAGTGATTCTTTGTTTACGATACCTTTTGAACGCTATAGAAATGTCATCAAGAAAAAAAACTACTATACTGTAATGGGCAAGGTAACTCACGTTATTGGCTTGATCATACAGGTAGAAGGCTTGGATGTATTTATGGGAGAGATATGTGAAATATACATTCAATCCTCTGACAAGGTCGTTCTAACGGAAGTAGTTGGTTTTAAAGACAATAGTGTACTCCTAATGCCTTTAGACGATTTACAAGGGATTGGACCTGGATGTATCGTAAAACCTACAGGAAGTGCCCTAAAAGTACAGATAAGTGATCAGCTTTTAGGACATACCTTGGATGGCTTAGGAAGACCTATTGACAGCAATTTTGAAATAGAAGGGGGGTTTTACGACGTAGACAGGTCTCCACCTAATCCCTTTGAGAGAAGAAAGATTGAACAAATCATGAGCACAGGGGTCAAAGCCATAGATGGCATACTCACTTGCGGAGAGGGTCAAAGAATTGGAATCTTTGCAGGTAGTGGTGTGGGCAAGAGTACCTTGCTAGGGATGATTGCTCGCTATTGTGAAGCTGATGTAAATGTTATAGCCCTTGTAGGCGAGAGGGGAAGAGAAGTCTTAGAGTTTATTGAAAAGGATTTAGGTCCAGAAGGCTATAAAAAATCAATTGTCGTATGTGCTACTTCAGATCAGCCCCCATTAGTCCGATTAAAGGGAGCGTTCGTAGCTACTGCTATTGCAGAGTACTTTAGAGATCAAGGTAAAAAAGTCATGCTCATGATGGACTCTGTCACGCGGTTTGCCATGGCACAAAGAGAGATTGGTTTGGCAACTGGAGAACCTCCAACGACGAAAGGATATACTCCTTCGGTCTTTACAAAATTACCGAAATTGCTAGAAAGAAGTGGTATGGCCAAAACCGGATCCATCACTGCCTTTTATACAGTGCTAGTAGAAGGAGATGATATGAACGAGCCTATTTCCGATTCGGTTCGAGGAATACTAGATGGACATATTATCTTATCGAGAAAAATCGCCGCAAAGAATCACTTTCCTGCAATAGATATTCAAAATAGCATCAGTAGAATTATGAAAGAAATCGTCTCAGAAGATCATTATCTTTTGTCAGGAGAGCTAAAAGAAAATTTGGCAACCTATCAAGAATCCGAAGATCTAATCAATGTAGGTGCCTATGTAAGTGGAAGCAATCCTAAAATAGATCGAGCAATTGAACTTAATAATCGAATCAATACATTTTTAAGACAAAGAGTAGAAGAGTATTGTTCCTATGAAGACACAAAAGGATTGTTAGAGGAAGCCATGAAATAG
- a CDS encoding motility protein A: MKNKTPLIGIVVGMVLVFWSINQSGELFNFYDFPAIVITVFGSFSALVISFPIKSILKIPIMIKKLISSPPNNRKELVTIFSDLARKARKDGLLALEDDISAIDNEFLVSGLQMVIDGVEPDSIKEIMESKLDALEDRHRSGQAVFSKWGEFAPAFGMIGTLIGLVVMLAELEDPSTIGSGMSVALITTFYGSLLANMIFIPIASNLAVQTDEEIYTGEMIIDGVLAIQRGSNPRVVEDKLLTYLSPAEKKELANAADVSKEATSYE; this comes from the coding sequence ATGAAGAACAAAACACCTTTAATAGGTATAGTCGTTGGAATGGTATTGGTTTTCTGGTCCATTAATCAGAGTGGAGAGCTTTTTAATTTTTATGATTTTCCAGCTATCGTAATCACTGTATTTGGATCCTTTAGCGCCTTAGTTATTAGCTTTCCCATAAAGAGCATTTTGAAGATACCTATTATGATAAAAAAATTGATATCATCCCCTCCCAATAATAGAAAAGAGCTGGTTACGATCTTTTCAGATCTTGCAAGAAAAGCTCGAAAGGATGGATTATTGGCACTGGAAGATGATATTTCAGCTATTGATAATGAATTTTTAGTTTCTGGATTGCAAATGGTTATTGATGGCGTAGAGCCAGATAGTATAAAGGAGATTATGGAGTCCAAATTAGATGCCTTAGAAGATCGCCATAGGTCTGGACAAGCTGTGTTTTCAAAATGGGGCGAATTTGCTCCAGCCTTCGGTATGATAGGTACTCTTATAGGGTTAGTTGTTATGCTGGCGGAATTAGAAGATCCTAGTACTATAGGTAGTGGTATGTCTGTTGCTTTAATTACTACATTTTATGGTTCTTTACTAGCGAATATGATTTTTATTCCTATTGCATCGAATCTAGCTGTGCAAACAGATGAAGAAATCTACACCGGCGAGATGATTATAGATGGTGTATTGGCAATTCAAAGGGGCAGCAATCCTCGAGTGGTAGAAGATAAACTTCTTACATATCTATCTCCAGCAGAGAAAAAGGAATTAGCTAATGCTGCTGATGTATCAAAAGAGGCAACGAGCTATGAGTAG
- the fliG gene encoding flagellar motor switch protein FliG, with amino-acid sequence MQTKNSGARKAAILLIALGPETSSQILKSLPDNIIKKVTYEIANIDYVEPAEKHKVLSDFVDMASAKEYVLDGGIDYAKNLLNKALGAQRAKEVIDVLYQIQQKEKPFAIARKADPQQLTNLLRNEHPQTIALIMCYMQPEKSAIVLSEFPVELQTEIAERIGTINRTSPIVIKRIEEIMENKFTSLVENDTETIGGVKTLVEILNSVDRSTEKNIINALEDAQPDLAEIIKSNLFIFEDIVNLDKGSIQRILREVANEDLVLALKGASEIVSSTVFSNMSKRAADMLKEDIKFMGPVRLSTVEDAQQKIVGIIRRLDEAGEIVIGRGDQDSVIL; translated from the coding sequence ATGCAGACAAAAAACAGTGGTGCAAGGAAGGCAGCTATTTTACTAATAGCTTTAGGTCCTGAAACATCATCACAAATACTAAAATCATTACCAGATAATATTATTAAAAAGGTTACTTATGAGATTGCAAATATTGACTATGTGGAGCCTGCTGAAAAACATAAAGTTCTTAGTGACTTTGTAGATATGGCGTCTGCAAAAGAATACGTTTTAGATGGGGGCATAGATTATGCAAAGAATTTACTAAATAAGGCCCTAGGGGCTCAGCGTGCGAAAGAGGTCATAGATGTTCTCTATCAAATACAGCAAAAAGAAAAGCCTTTTGCCATAGCGAGAAAAGCAGATCCACAGCAGTTGACCAATTTGCTGAGAAATGAACACCCTCAAACAATAGCCTTAATTATGTGCTATATGCAACCAGAAAAATCGGCTATAGTATTATCCGAATTTCCTGTTGAATTGCAGACGGAAATCGCTGAAAGAATCGGAACCATCAATCGAACCTCTCCAATCGTCATTAAGAGGATTGAAGAAATTATGGAAAATAAATTTACTAGCCTTGTAGAGAATGATACAGAGACTATAGGTGGCGTAAAAACACTAGTAGAGATTCTCAACTCCGTAGATCGAAGTACTGAAAAAAACATCATTAATGCACTTGAAGACGCTCAGCCAGATTTAGCAGAAATTATAAAATCTAATCTATTTATCTTTGAGGACATTGTCAATCTGGATAAAGGTTCTATTCAAAGAATTCTTCGAGAAGTTGCAAATGAAGATCTGGTTCTTGCATTGAAGGGAGCATCAGAGATTGTATCTAGCACAGTATTTAGCAATATGTCAAAACGTGCTGCGGATATGCTAAAAGAAGACATTAAATTTATGGGTCCTGTAAGACTTTCTACTGTTGAAGATGCTCAACAAAAAATTGTAGGCATCATTAGAAGACTAGATGAAGCAGGTGAAATTGTAATAGGAAGAGGCGATCAAGATTCTGTCATCTTATAA
- a CDS encoding flagellar hook-basal body complex protein, whose product MIKSLYSGVTGMKSFQTKMDVVANNIANVNTTAFKSGRVNFQDMLSQTISNEQAPTAGSGGVNPQQVGLGVKVGAIDTIMTDGSLQSTNRELDFAIEGNGFFAVSEDNGLSVSYTRDGALYKDYAGNLVTGSGHKVLGYTDGTDSNADGILDTFPTTAQTIIHDPTQLKPLTIPEELTVGGTVLELQSFSVDRTGKIVGVYSDGVNITQSHVLGQVGIVSFSNTAGLEKAGGNTYLATENSGIPENGKAGSPGYGYIRQSSLEMSNVDLATEFTEMIVTSRAYQANSRTISTSDEMLQELINLKR is encoded by the coding sequence ATGATAAAATCACTGTATTCAGGTGTAACAGGAATGAAGAGCTTTCAAACAAAGATGGACGTAGTTGCAAATAATATAGCCAATGTAAATACGACAGCCTTTAAATCAGGCAGAGTAAATTTTCAGGATATGTTAAGTCAAACCATATCCAATGAACAAGCTCCTACTGCTGGTTCTGGTGGTGTCAATCCACAACAAGTTGGTTTAGGTGTAAAAGTAGGCGCTATTGATACCATAATGACAGATGGTTCGTTACAATCTACTAATAGAGAATTGGATTTTGCAATAGAAGGGAATGGTTTTTTTGCAGTATCCGAGGATAATGGACTATCTGTAAGCTACACAAGAGATGGTGCGCTTTATAAGGATTATGCTGGAAATCTTGTAACAGGTAGTGGTCACAAAGTATTAGGTTATACAGATGGTACAGATAGTAATGCTGATGGTATATTAGATACTTTTCCAACGACTGCGCAAACAATTATCCACGATCCAACTCAGCTAAAACCATTAACGATTCCAGAAGAACTGACTGTTGGAGGAACAGTTCTTGAACTTCAGAGTTTTTCTGTTGATAGAACTGGTAAAATTGTCGGCGTCTACAGCGATGGTGTAAACATAACACAATCTCATGTACTCGGGCAGGTTGGAATAGTAAGCTTTAGCAATACTGCAGGTTTAGAGAAAGCTGGAGGCAACACATACTTAGCTACAGAGAATTCTGGTATCCCTGAAAACGGAAAAGCAGGAAGCCCAGGCTATGGTTACATTCGCCAAAGCTCTCTAGAAATGTCGAATGTAGACTTGGCAACAGAGTTTACAGAGATGATCGTTACAAGCAGAGCATATCAAGCCAATTCAAGAACCATCTCTACTTCCGATGAGATGTTGCAAGAGTTGATTAATTTGAAGAGATAG
- a CDS encoding FliH/SctL family protein, with protein MSLIDTKIDYEKSSIPSVLDEEKPVVQETVSSEVETTLREKIQRELLDEIEREKQSILQNAYEEAEKIKSEASQKGFDEGYQVGFSRGYEEGMEKAHGEGQAIRNSAINLLRQAEEEVKKYCHDNKNSIIGLAADMAEAIVHTTIDASSQNILLLIKPILEQYGKKENIILRCHPHNINHVRMNVYQLENMCPNGKFIILEDSNLEEDGVVIEDEGQIVDLQIKTQIKSMIHEITNME; from the coding sequence GTGTCTCTCATCGATACGAAGATTGATTATGAAAAATCCTCTATACCATCTGTACTAGATGAAGAAAAGCCCGTGGTACAGGAAACAGTGAGCAGTGAAGTAGAAACTACTCTTAGAGAAAAAATCCAAAGAGAACTTCTAGACGAGATAGAAAGAGAAAAACAATCTATCCTCCAAAATGCCTATGAAGAAGCTGAAAAGATAAAGAGTGAAGCCAGCCAAAAGGGCTTTGACGAAGGGTATCAGGTAGGCTTTAGCAGAGGTTATGAAGAAGGAATGGAAAAGGCACATGGTGAAGGTCAAGCTATTAGAAACAGTGCCATAAACTTGCTAAGACAAGCAGAAGAGGAAGTCAAAAAGTATTGCCACGACAACAAAAACTCAATTATTGGTTTGGCAGCGGATATGGCAGAGGCAATTGTTCACACTACTATTGATGCATCCTCACAAAATATCCTCTTATTGATTAAACCTATTCTTGAGCAGTATGGTAAGAAAGAGAATATCATTCTCAGGTGTCATCCTCATAATATAAATCATGTAAGGATGAATGTATATCAATTAGAGAATATGTGCCCTAATGGAAAATTTATCATCTTAGAAGACTCTAATTTAGAAGAAGATGGTGTAGTCATAGAGGATGAAGGGCAAATTGTAGATTTACAAATTAAAACACAAATAAAATCAATGATACATGAGATTACAAACATGGAGTGA
- a CDS encoding flagellar hook capping FlgD N-terminal domain-containing protein, translating into MEIRNGIAIGQTTANDSTKTNNRGSLSTEDFLQIMAAEISNQNPMGGSGGSGSNTDYISQMAQFSVLDEMSKISDSLNILTLMGQQQYAFSLMGKEVTLSDGEGNNITGNVEKVKFEGGYGIIQVQGKDYYLGSIVEVSNPEVSK; encoded by the coding sequence ATGGAGATACGAAATGGTATTGCCATTGGGCAAACTACAGCTAATGATAGCACTAAAACCAATAATCGAGGCAGTCTATCCACAGAGGACTTTCTTCAAATTATGGCTGCTGAAATCAGTAATCAAAATCCCATGGGAGGCAGTGGAGGAAGTGGAAGCAATACGGATTACATTTCTCAGATGGCACAATTTTCTGTTCTAGATGAGATGAGTAAGATTTCAGACAGTTTAAATATCCTCACATTAATGGGACAGCAACAGTATGCTTTTAGCCTTATGGGGAAAGAAGTAACTTTATCAGATGGAGAAGGCAATAATATTACAGGTAATGTAGAAAAAGTCAAATTTGAAGGCGGTTATGGAATTATTCAAGTACAAGGAAAAGACTACTACTTAGGCTCAATAGTAGAAGTTTCAAATCCAGAGGTGAGCAAATGA
- a CDS encoding OmpA family protein, which translates to MSRRRRKKESSGASGEWLTTFSDLMSLLLTFFILLFSMSSVDSEKFAHVSSSLQLALAGSGNTQDSIFEGADGDMPILSGGQQAIYDQVNEYITKQGLEEKVSVSADEQGVYVDIKEAILFESGSAGIKHSGLSILQQLEGLINNFDNDIVIEGHTDNVPSGGDYPTNWELSTARAVSVVRYLTEVQGVDAKRISATGYGEYRPMVPNDSVTNRAANRRVNIFIVFEEESEG; encoded by the coding sequence ATGAGTAGGAGAAGAAGAAAAAAGGAAAGTAGCGGTGCTTCAGGAGAGTGGTTGACCACATTTTCTGATTTAATGTCTCTGCTCTTGACCTTTTTTATATTGTTGTTTTCTATGTCCTCCGTCGATTCTGAAAAATTTGCACATGTTAGTTCATCACTTCAATTGGCTTTGGCAGGTAGTGGTAACACACAGGACTCTATCTTTGAGGGGGCTGATGGAGATATGCCCATACTAAGTGGAGGACAACAAGCTATTTATGATCAGGTAAATGAATACATTACAAAACAGGGATTAGAAGAAAAGGTATCTGTTAGCGCAGATGAACAGGGCGTATATGTAGATATAAAAGAGGCTATTTTATTTGAATCAGGAAGTGCTGGAATCAAACACAGCGGTCTTAGTATCCTTCAACAGTTAGAAGGTCTCATTAATAATTTTGATAATGATATTGTCATAGAAGGTCATACGGATAATGTTCCAAGCGGAGGGGATTATCCAACCAATTGGGAGCTTTCTACTGCTAGAGCCGTTTCCGTAGTAAGATACCTAACAGAGGTACAGGGGGTTGATGCAAAAAGGATTTCTGCAACAGGCTATGGAGAATACAGACCAATGGTTCCCAATGACAGCGTAACCAATCGAGCTGCTAATAGAAGAGTTAATATATTTATCGTCTTTGAAGAGGAAAGTGAGGGTTAA